GATGTTGCCAAATTTTTTTAATTGACGATACCATTTCAGACATTTTTTCATGTCCTTTGCATGGACGCGATAACGATCGTACTCAGGAATCATTTTTTCAAAATAAGATTTAAATAAATCATCCGGTTCATTTTCACCGGGGATTGGTGCAGTCGCTTCTGCATCGAGGAATCTTTGATACACTTCTTTTAAAGGAATGTTATCTGATAAGGTGTAAATTCCTATGGATTCTAAAGGGGAGAATTGATAGGTTCTGGAAGAATAAAAGTTTGATTTTTTGGTTTCCATATCTTCCAAAATGAGACCGTTTGATTTGGAGGCTACGAGTTTAAAAAGAGATCCTTTACCACTTACCGCGACGATTTGATCAATTTGTATCATATTCTTTTTTCTTGTGCAAATATCTTTTTTTTAATTTAATTAATGATAAATTAATAAAATTAACGGGCCAAATTGCAAAGTATTTTATTCCTTAAGGCAATATGTGATTCTATTTGATAACAAATTCTAAATCATGGTTCAGCAAAATATCCAGGCCTATTTCAAATAGTATGCACAGAATGCATTCTGAATGTTGGAATAAAATCAGCCAAAACCTCCTAAAATAACGATATTTGCTTTTACAAAGCCGGAATAATAATATTTGATTGCGGTATTGTTCTGATATTATGGAGTTTATAATCATAATGGGCTTGATCCTACTCAATGGCATCTTTTCATTGTCAGAGATGGCCCTGGTTTCTTCAAGAAAATTTAAGCTGGAGCAAGCAAAAAAGAAGGGAATGCCGGGTGCAAATGCTGCTCTTGAGTTATCTGAGAACCCAACGCGTTTTCTTTCTACGGTCCAAATTGGAATCACCTTAATTGGTATATTATTGGGTGTATATAGCGGTGAAAACCTGACCAATGATGTAGCTATTTATATTGAAACCATAAGTATACTTCAACCTTATGCTTATCAAATTTCGATCGGACTTATAGTGCTGGTCGTGACTTATCTCTCTATCGTATTTGGAGAATTGTTGCCAAAAAGAATTGGAATGGCTTACCCTGAACCCATTGCTGTTTTTTTTGCAAAACCGATGGGCATTTTAGCAAACATTACAGCTCCCTTTGTTTGGTTGCTGGCAGCATCCAATGATATGGTTTTGAATTTATTTGGAATTCGTAAAACCAGTGACAGCAAAGTTTCAGAAGAAGAAATAAAATCGATCATTAAAGAAAGTGCCCAGGGTGGTGAAATACAAGATATTGAGCAAAATATTGTAGAGCGCGTTTTTGAATTGGGTGACCGCAAAGTGAATACTTTATTTACCCATCGAAGTGATATGGTTTATTTTGATTCATCGGAAAATTGGGAGGCTGTCAGAGCAAAAATCAATGAGGAAAAACATTCCGCATATCCGGTTTGTGATGACAATGATATTGACAATATTATTGGTATAGTCTTGCTTAAAGATTTATTTACACCGGCTTCCGATAAACCATTTGATTTGCGCGATTACATTAAAGAACCTCTGTATTTTAATGAGAACATGTATGCGTATAAGATATTGGAATTGTTCAAACAAAGGCAAATGCATTATGGCATAGTCGTTGATGAATATGGCGCAACCATGGGCATTGTAACCATGGATGATGTGGTGGATGCTTTGGTTGGTGATGTTACGGAATTAGATCAGGAAGAATATCAGATCACAAAACGTGATGACAATAGTTGGCTGGTCGATGGTCAATATTCCGTCATCGATTTTCTCAAGTTTTTTGATCTTGAAATGCCAGATAATTTTCTCGACCAATATACAACTGTTGCTGGTTTAATCATTCACCTCAGTGGCACACTTCCAAATGTAGGCGACAAATTCGCTGTAGATCATTATGAAATGGAAGTTGTGGATAAAGATGGACAAAGGGTAGATAAAATTCTGGTTACCCGAAAGAAATAATTTAAATCTGGATTTACTTATTTTTCTATTCTGATCCTTGCATCGACAGCGATCAATTCATTTTCATTGCCTTTTAACGGATTGATATCAAGCTCAGCAATTTCAGGCGCTAGATGCACAAGTGAAGCTACCCGGAT
The genomic region above belongs to Saprospiraceae bacterium and contains:
- a CDS encoding DUF5606 domain-containing protein, which encodes MIQIDQIVAVSGKGSLFKLVASKSNGLILEDMETKKSNFYSSRTYQFSPLESIGIYTLSDNIPLKEVYQRFLDAEATAPIPGENEPDDLFKSYFEKMIPEYDRYRVHAKDMKKCLKWYRQLKKFGNITEELVTELPVEKTESLNS
- a CDS encoding HlyC/CorC family transporter, with the protein product MEFIIIMGLILLNGIFSLSEMALVSSRKFKLEQAKKKGMPGANAALELSENPTRFLSTVQIGITLIGILLGVYSGENLTNDVAIYIETISILQPYAYQISIGLIVLVVTYLSIVFGELLPKRIGMAYPEPIAVFFAKPMGILANITAPFVWLLAASNDMVLNLFGIRKTSDSKVSEEEIKSIIKESAQGGEIQDIEQNIVERVFELGDRKVNTLFTHRSDMVYFDSSENWEAVRAKINEEKHSAYPVCDDNDIDNIIGIVLLKDLFTPASDKPFDLRDYIKEPLYFNENMYAYKILELFKQRQMHYGIVVDEYGATMGIVTMDDVVDALVGDVTELDQEEYQITKRDDNSWLVDGQYSVIDFLKFFDLEMPDNFLDQYTTVAGLIIHLSGTLPNVGDKFAVDHYEMEVVDKDGQRVDKILVTRKK